The following are encoded in a window of Caloenas nicobarica isolate bCalNic1 chromosome 32, bCalNic1.hap1, whole genome shotgun sequence genomic DNA:
- the LOC136000382 gene encoding olfactory receptor 14J1-like, which produces MSNSSSITQFLLLAFRDTRELQLLHFWLFLGIYLAALLGNGLIITTIARDQHLHTPMYFFLLNLALLDLGSISITVPKSMANSLWDTRVISYAGCAAQVFFVYFLFGAEYFLLTIMSYDRYVAICKPLHYGTLLGSRACVHMAAAAWATGFLNALLHTANTFSLPLCKGNALDQFFCEMPQILNLSCSDFYLRELGLLVVSACLAFMCFVFIVLSYEQILRAVLRIPSEQGRHKAFSTCLPHLAVVSLFVSTVMFAYLKPPSISSPSLDLVVSVLYSVVPPAVNPLIYSMRNQELRDALRKLMAGFFSKSLNFPSSAYHS; this is translated from the coding sequence atgtccaacagcagctccatcacccagttcctcctcctggcattcagagacacacgggagctgcagctcttgcacttctggctcttcctgggcatctacctggctgccctcctgggcaacggcctcatcatcaccaccatagcccgtgaccagcacctccacacccccatgtactttttcctgctcaacctcgccctcctcgacctgggctccatctccatcactgtccccaaatccatggccaactctctgtgggataccagggtcatttcctatgcaggatgtgctgcccaggtcttctttgtatatttcttatttggtgcagaatattttcttctcaccatcatgtcctacgaccgctacgttgccatctgcaaacccctgcactacgggaccctcctgggcagcagagcttgtgtccacatggcagcagctgcctgggccactgggtttctcaatgctctgctgcacacggccaatacattttcactgccactgtgcaagggcaatgccctggaccagttcttctgtgaaatgccCCAGATTCTCAAcctctcctgctcagacttctacctcagggaacttgggcttcttgtagtcagtgcctgtttagcttttatgtgttttgtgttcattgtacTGTCCTATGagcagatcttgagggctgtgctgaggatcccctctgagcagggacggcacaaagccttttccacgtgcctccctcacctggccgtggtctccttgtttgtcagcactgtcatgtttgcctacctgaagcccccctccatctcctccccatccctggacctggtggtgtctgttctgtactcagtggtgcctccagcagtgaaccccctcatctacagcatgaggaaccaggagctcagggatgccctgaggaaactgatggCTGGATTCTTTTCAAAGTCATTAAACTTCCCATCTTCTGCATATCACTCATGA
- the LOC136000276 gene encoding olfactory receptor 14J1-like: MSNSSSITQFLLLAFTDTRELQLLHFWLFLGIYLAALLGNGLIITTTTCDQHLHTPMYFFLLNLSLLDLGSISITVPKSMANSLWDTRAISYAGCAARVFFVGFLFGGEYSLLTIMSYNRYVAICKPLHYGTLLGSRACVHMAAAAWATGFLNALLHTANTFSLPLCKGNALDQFFCEMPQILKLSCSQSYFREAGLLVVSVCLGFGCFVFIVLSYVQIFRAVLRIPSEQGRHKAFSTCLPHLAVVSLFLSTAMFAYLKPPSISSPWLDLVVSVLYSVVPPALNPLIYSMRNQELKDALWKLISKCFLKQ; this comes from the coding sequence atgtccaacagcagctccatcacccagttcctcctcctggcgttcacagacacacgggagctgcagctcttgcacttctggctcttcctgggcatctacctggctgccctcctgggcaacggcctcatcatcaccaccacaacctgtgaccagcacctccacacccccatgtacttcttcctcctcaacctcagcctccttgacctgggctccatctccatcactgtccccaaatccatggccaactctctgtgggataccagggccatttcctatgcaggatgtgctgcccgGGTCTTCTTTGTAGGTTTCTTATTTGGTGGAGAGTATTccctcctcaccatcatgtcctacaaccgctacgttgccatctgcaaacccctgcactacgggaccctcctgggcagcagagcttgtgtccacatggcagcagctgcctgggccactgggtttctcaatgctctgctgcacacagccaatacattttcactgccactgtgcaagggcaatgccctggaccagttcttctgtgaaatgccccagatcctcaagctctcctgctcacagtcctacttcagggaagctgggctccttgtggttagtgtctgtttaggatttgggtgttttgtgttcattgtgctgtcctatgtgcagatcttcagggccgtgctgaggatcccctctgagcagggacggcacaaagccttttccacgtgcctccctcacctggccgtggtctccctgttcctcagcactgccatgtttgcctacctgaagcccccctccatctcctccccatggctggacctggtggtgtctgttctgtactcagtggtgcctccagcattgaaccccctcatctacagcatgaggaaccaggagctcaaggatgccctgtggaaactcatatctaagtgttttctgaagcaataa